The following coding sequences are from one Leptolyngbya sp. NIES-3755 window:
- a CDS encoding hypothetical protein (hypothetical protein L8106_12870;~similar to AA sequence:cyanobase_aa:LBDG_52680), translating into MIALYCVLLFAMLVGIIGAVVPGIPGTSLILASIVIWGAVRGFADLTIPLAVGVVVFVLSLGIDFLATYWGAKKAGASNWGQIGAFVGFILGFLGFLPTLPIGGPLGPIIGLFFGPLVGAIVGEFLYRKDAMIAIKAGIGIVVGSVVGNLVQGVLALLTVAVFIFTTFPQVQAAVHLAN; encoded by the coding sequence ATGATTGCTCTGTACTGTGTTTTGCTTTTTGCGATGCTGGTTGGAATTATTGGTGCAGTCGTTCCTGGCATTCCTGGAACCAGTTTGATTTTGGCATCGATCGTGATTTGGGGTGCAGTTCGTGGATTTGCAGATTTGACGATTCCACTGGCAGTTGGGGTCGTTGTGTTTGTTCTCAGCTTAGGCATCGATTTTCTGGCAACGTACTGGGGCGCAAAAAAGGCTGGAGCCAGTAATTGGGGGCAAATTGGCGCATTTGTTGGATTTATTCTTGGGTTTCTTGGATTTCTGCCGACTTTACCGATCGGGGGTCCATTAGGTCCGATCATTGGGCTGTTTTTTGGTCCGTTGGTGGGTGCGATCGTGGGTGAATTTCTCTACCGCAAAGATGCCATGATCGCGATCAAAGCTGGAATTGGGATTGTAGTCGGTTCTGTGGTCGGCAACTTGGTTCAAGGTGTTTTAGCGCTGCTCACGGTTGCTGTGTTTATCTTCACTACATTCCCGCAAGTTCAAGCAGCGGTTCATTTAGCAAATTAA
- a CDS encoding hypothetical protein (hypothetical protein MicvaDRAFT_0716;~similar to AA sequence:cyanobase_aa:LBDG_52670): MFDPLRPLKYLPWIELLQVSLFTIGLTIAIDVLFLQLVRIPAVYPTIAQLFNSPFGLLIVLGAAVGVGALAVAIMERWFRQIVITNTTLWALVPCLGLWLWLRSFLTVFPQLLTPVLSFESIVCIILGVFWKGKPYWR; the protein is encoded by the coding sequence ATGTTCGATCCGCTTCGTCCTTTAAAGTACTTACCTTGGATTGAGTTGCTGCAAGTGTCCCTGTTTACGATCGGTTTGACGATCGCGATCGATGTTCTCTTTTTACAATTGGTCAGAATTCCAGCCGTGTATCCGACGATCGCTCAATTGTTCAATTCTCCTTTTGGCTTGCTGATTGTATTAGGAGCCGCTGTCGGTGTGGGAGCTTTAGCAGTTGCGATTATGGAACGCTGGTTTCGTCAAATTGTGATTACGAACACGACTTTGTGGGCGTTAGTCCCTTGTCTTGGATTGTGGCTATGGCTGCGATCGTTTCTGACTGTTTTTCCGCAGCTACTCACTCCGGTTCTCAGTTTTGAATCGATCGTGTGTATTATTCTGGGCGTGTTTTGGAAAGGGAAACCGTACTGGCGGTGA